From the genome of Anopheles moucheti chromosome 3, idAnoMoucSN_F20_07, whole genome shotgun sequence, one region includes:
- the LOC128305458 gene encoding uncharacterized protein LOC128305458, giving the protein MDNLDQLADDELRLRLVQYGFPNLPVTTTTRKILIKKLRHHIDSENQKLRRESSKAARYSSGEESDGNDGRKTATAAQRKMYAANTVRSQRATVASPTGVRSSVSMPPPPPTNVVRSSMTRVPISISSVASSASTPHSVSSSSNNNFVGANGAGPNHHRSNKNSSHSSPVGSTVYISPLIVHDSEEEDYLPTLRTGARGAGDPLLRSLGSTSSTPTSHSSLFRKTALATGNITPPSANSSMYSNIGGSADNSSSGGGSGLLNDSNGSNGAGTSDLPYVSEYTKRLMQLRGETVSQENYNSAVGGIIGRRSMNNNVPPSQRYSAAASHLHSIRTNHQQLPSASAGGGGILHHPMRTGHPHPLNNKNTPGTTSSPLANSGSIIAGNHIRQRYSRLSGTNEFNENDIVTHAQPAPEPPGIPFRVAIGNFITRLDEHYGFKQTFIPCALLGLLGVFLFSVIFMYLTISTDLASTLNSIDTRYEVCEDDVHGLAATSCVFATDVEPALELLKLIGSELKARVEQHHCQRDDKSPVSGLMSAGEVLKYAKEHSPSVLIPQLSRHLHAMEYLIDRNPQWHINHCDAGGEPITYEGVLDRRSTRSNHFTILNPKLPFTCTLYNKFQKFFVIVGGLALVAILVFAGNYFLKFVLYVKQKRRDQVNRLISEIIHAVSQAAANASEAANKDGTIGAQQAGVVINHLRDRLLGMPNRRKLTWAWNEALGFLEQHESRIAFEVATIGGEDFKIMRWIDSVPLVSGGGAGSPGASRLGGGSTGGSTTAKKWQGPAFDNSNKIHDPPTPCLKIRQMFDKYEVNDPNLKTIVQDAILEKLGGRCKIYDIQLDRSSCCVYVRCASAKDAGIVHDEINGWWFDNRLVSIKFLRLERYLQRFPRSLAGPACLKPSNKNNSSMSHQLALNSNNGGPAGRYASNGSRGGNRDDLDTDPEEYDEGEGEEDGEEEEDEEELVAAAARAGTNTRHSASGVGRRSGQRHEDEENNE; this is encoded by the exons CAGAAGCTGCGCCGGGAATCGTCGAAGGCGGCACGATACAGTTCTGGGGAGGAATCGGACGGTAATGATGGGCGGAAGACTGCGACGGCCGCACAGCGCAAAATGTACGCCGCCAACACGGTGCGAAGTCAACGGGCTACCGTAGCATCTCCGACCGGAGTGAGAAGTTCCGTATCGATGCCTCCACCTCCGCCGACGAACGTCGTCCGGTCGAGTATGACGCGCGTTCCAATAAGCATATCATCAGTAGCATCATCAGCGTCTACGCCGCATAGTgttagcagcagtagcaataATAATTTTGTAGGAGCGAACGGTGCCGGACCAAATCATCATCGTAGCAATAAGAACTCATCCCATTCGTCACCCGTTGGCAGCACAGTATACATCTCGCCGCTGATCGTACATGACAGCGAAGAGGAGGACTATTTACCAACGCTACGTACGGGTGCGAGAGGTGCTGGTGACCCATTATTACGAAGCCTTG GCAGTACATCGTCGACGCCTACTTCGCACAGTTCGCTGTTCCGCAAGACGGCTCTAGCAACCGGCAACATAACACCACCGTCTGCCAACAGCAGCATGTACAGCAACATCGGTGGAAGTGCGGACAACAGTAGCAGCGGCGGTGGGAGTGGTCTTCTGAACGACTCCAACGGATCGAACGGTGCCGGTACGAGTGATTTGCCGTACGTGAGCGAGTATACGAAGCGATTGATGCAGCTGCGCGGGGAAACGGTTTCACAGGAGAACTACAACAGTGCCGTCGGTGGCATCATAGGACGCCGAAGTATGAATAACAATGTACCGCCCTCTCAACGATACAGTGCCGCTGCCAGTCATCTGCATTCGATACGAACGAACCATCAACAACTACCATCGGCATCTGCAGGAGGAGGTGGAATTCTTCACCATCCGATGCGCACAGGTCATCCGCATCCgttgaacaataaaaacacCCCGGGTACGACGTCATCTCCTTTGGCTAACTCTGGTTCAATAATCGCTGGCAATCACATCCGCCAGCGATACAGTCGCCTATCGGGAACGAATGAGTTCAACGAAAACGACATTGTAACACACGCACAACCTGCACCGGAACCACCCGGCATCCCGTTCCGAGTAGCGATAGGCAACTTCATCACTCGACTGGACGAGCATTACGGTTTCAAGCAAACGTTCATCCCCTGTGCTTTGCTGGGCCTGTTGGGAGTGTTTCTCTTTTCGGTGATATTCATGTACTTGACCATCAGCACCGATCTGGCCAGTACGTTAAACTCGATCGACACGCGGTACGAAGTATGCGAGGATGACGTTCATGGGCTGGCTGCCACCAGCTGCGTCTTTGCCACGGACGTTGAACCCGCCCTTGAGCTATTAAAGCTAATCGGCAGCGAACTGAAAGCACGCGTCGAACAGCATCATTGCCAACGGGACGATAAATCACCCGTTTCCGGGCTGATGTCCGCCGGGGAGGTCCTCAAATATGCTAAGGAACACTCACCATCCGTTCTGATACCGCAACTATCGCGACACCTGCACGCAATGGAGTATCTCATCGACCGTAATCCTCAATGGCACATTAACCATTGCGATGCAGGCGGAGAGCCGATAACGTACGAGGGTGTGCTGGACAGGCGATCTACACGCTCGAATCACTTCACCATTCTCAACCCGAAGTTACCCTTCACGTGTACGCTGTACAACAAGTTCCAGAAGTTCTTCGTGATCGTTGGTGGATTGGCGCTGGTGGCGATCCTTGTGTTCGCCGGGAACTACTTCCTGAAGTTCGTGTTGTACGTGAAACAGAAGCGCCGTGATCAGGTAAATCGATTAATCAGTGAAATAATACATGCGGTTAGCCAGGCGGCAGCGAATGCTTCCGAAGCGGCGAACAAGGATGGAACAATCGGAGCGCAACAGGCGGGCGTCGTTATCAACCATCTACGGGATCGGCTGTTGGGGATGCCAAATCGGCGCAAGCTTACATGGGCGTGGAACGAAGCGCTCGGTTTTTTGGAACAGCATGAAAGTCGCATCGCGTTCGAGGTCGCTACGATAGGTGGCGAAGACTTCAAGATAATGCGCTGGATTGATAGTGTGCCGTTGGTAAGCGGAGGAGGAGCGGGTAGCCCTGGAGCTTCCCGGTTGGGAGGTGGATCTACCGGCGGTAGCACCACGGCCAAGAAGTGGCAAGGTCCGGCGTTCGATAATAGCAACAAGATACATGATCCGCCGAcaccttgcctcaaaattCGACAAATGTTCGACAAGTACGAGGTGAACGATCCAAACCTGAAGACGATCGTGCAGGACGCTATTCTGGAGAAGTTGGGCGGTCGTTGCAAGATCTACGACATTCAGCTCGACCGAAGTAGCTGCTGCGTGTACGTGCGATGTGCCTCGGCGAAAGATGCCGGCATTGTGCATGACGAGATCAATGGTTGGTGGTTCGACAATCGGCTGGTGTCGATCAAGTTCCTGCGGCTGGAACGGTACCTACAGCGTTTCCCGCGCTCGCTAGCCGGACCGGCCTGTCTGAAGCCATCGAACAAGAACAACTCGTCCATGAGTCATCAATTGGCGCTCAACAGTAACAACGGTGGTCCGGCTGGACGTTACGCGAGTAACGGTAGCAGAGGCGGCAATCGAGATGATCTCGACACCGATCCCGAAGAGTACGACGAAGGCGAAGGTGAGGAGGACGGcgaagaggaagaggatgaaGAGGAGCTGGTAGCAGCGGCAGCTAGAGCCGGGACTAACACTCGTCACAGTGCCTCCGGTGTCGGGCGGCGTTCTGGACAGCGACACGAAGATGAGGAAAACAACGAGTAG